A genomic region of Serinus canaria isolate serCan28SL12 chromosome 1A, serCan2020, whole genome shotgun sequence contains the following coding sequences:
- the GNS gene encoding N-acetylglucosamine-6-sulfatase has translation MSPAALLRALPLAALLLLGPARAVRQARRPNVVLILTDDQDVCLGGMTPLKKTNTLIAQMGITFANAYVPSALCCPSRASILTGKYPHNHHVVNNTLEGNCSSKLWQKIQEPYTFPALLKAMCGYQTFFAGKYLNEYGAEDAGGVGHVPPGWSFWYALEKNSKYYNYTLSVNGKARRHGENYSVDYLTDVLANMSLDFLEYKSNFEPFFMMIATPAPHSPWTPAPQYTKSFQNVSAPRNSNFNIHGKNKHWLIRQAKTPMSNSSIQFLDDAYRKRWQTLLSVDDLIEKVVKKLEVNGELDNTYIFYTSDNGFHTGQFSLPIDKRQLYEFDIKVPLLVRGPGIKPNQTNKMLVANIDLGPTILDIAGYDLNKTQMDGMSLLPLLRGDKNVTWRSDFLVEYQGEGYNGSDPTCPGLGPGVTHCFPDCVCEDSYNNTYACVRTLSSSWDLQYCEFDDREVFVEVYNLTADPHQINNIAKTIDQEILEKMNYRLMMLQSCSGATCRTPGVFDPGYRFDPRLMFSNHGLRARRFSAQFL, from the exons atGTCCCCCGCCGCGCTGCTCCGGGCGCTGCCGCTGGccgcgctgctgctgctcggcCCGGCGCGGGCAGTCCGGCAGGCGCGGAGGCCCAACGTGGTGCTTATCCTCACCGACGACCAGGACGTCTGCCTGGGCGGCATG ACCCCTCTAAAGAAGACTAACACTCTTATTGCCCAGATGGGAATAACCTTCGCAAATGCA TATGTCCCCAGTGCACTTTGCTGTCCCAGTCGAGCTAGcattttaacaggaaaatatcCACATAATCATCATGTCGTCAATAACACACTGGAAGGGAACTGTAGCAGCAAGTTGTGGCAGAAGATTCAAGAACCATAcaccttcccagcactgctcaaaGCTATGTGTGGTTATCAAACATTCTTTGCTGGAAAGTATTTAAATGAG TATGGAGCAGAGGATGCAGGGGGAGTAGGTCATGTCCCTCCCGGATGGAGTTTTTGGTATGCTTTG gagaaaaattcaAAGTACTACAACTATACTCTCTCAGTAAATGGCAAAGCACGAAGGCATGGTGAGAACTACAGTGTAGATTATCTGACAGATGTACTG GCCAACATGTCATTGGACTTCTTGGAGTACAAATCTAATTTTGAACCCTTTTTTATGATGATCGCAACCCCAGCGCCGCACTCCCCTTGGACACCTGCTCCACAGTATACAAAGAGCTTTCAGAATGTCAGTGCACCAAGAAACAGCAATTTTAATATTCATGGCAAG aacaAGCACTGGTTAATTCGACAAGCAAAGACTCCAATGAGCAACTCTTCAATACAGTTTCTTGATGATGCTTACAGAAAGCG GTGGCAAACTCTGCTGTCAGTAGATGACCTGATAGAGAAAGTTGTGAAGAAGTTGGAAGTGAATGGAGAGTTAGACAACACGTACATCTTTTACACATCAGACAATGGCTTCCACACTG GCCAGTTTTCTTTGCCAATAGACAAACGGCAGCTCTATGAGTTTGATATCAAAGTTCCATTGCTAGTTCGAGGACCAGGGATAAAACCAAATCAGACAAACAAG ATGCTTGTTGCAAATATTGATTTGGGGCCCACTATTCTGGATATTGCGGGATATGACTTGAATAAGACCCAGATGGATGGGatgtcactgctgccactgtTG AGAGGAGACAAAAATGTCACGTGGAGATCAGACTTCTTGGTGGAGTACCAAGGAGAAGGATACAATGGCAGTGATCCTACCTGTCCTGGCCTAGGACCTGGAGTCACA CACTGCTTCCCAGACTGTGTCTGTGAAGATTCCTATAACAACACATATGCTTGCGTGAGGACCCTGTCATCTTCCTGGGATCTGCAGTACTGTGAATTTGATGACCGGGAG GTGTTTGTGGAAGTGTATAACTTGACTGCAGACCCACACCAGATCAATAACATTGCTAAAACAATTGATCAAGAAATTCTAGAGAAGATGAACTATCGACTAATGATGCTGCAGTCCTGCTCAGGAGCAACTTGCCGTACACCAGGTGTCTTTGATCCCGG GTACAGGTTTGACCCACGGCTCATGTTCAGCAATCACGGCCTACGGGCTCGGAGGTTTTCTGCACAGTTCTTGTAA